One genomic region from Nymphaea colorata isolate Beijing-Zhang1983 chromosome 12, ASM883128v2, whole genome shotgun sequence encodes:
- the LOC116265442 gene encoding uncharacterized protein LOC116265442, which yields MEPGAGTPNSNSNAGVPSSQQYSDSVGKAPAYVPLQPINTPLMQHAIALQQYHFQQSLLNQQLLAQQQAAANAVSVKAAAEEAAARAAQISKFLTGEKAIEGKGNTDEPCLNRERSESQSRPHSPSITHSSKSRSRSRSISSSPVRHRTRRSERERYSSRGFSSYRSRRYYRYGNRGYDNFYSSSRRRDFDRRYHDKDYASYRRKRSRSRSRSRGSRSLSRSKTEKHLLDRSSSWRRGPYRSRSPISDHSTERRLHRISRSPINSSSHTPSPEQSKGSDKRFTGKQSLTPSDGSQNSSGRHHAGSVSRDDDGVTNLQKNDWSEQMYRHREHDISNGKKLSRNDHSSSSVRSGSISTSHSGEKVMESTERSPKLVRSAPESGNCSSHSGSDEEVVSMSLEASEDENMPSKVGDQYHDQKNTQSWKLSGSGKTSDDLGASTSRREKSFEPKVERSYRSEGREPDSRSSHLQNDAGHNLKSTNHVKDSDCCRKIVAEGQIDEIKDQHLLENITEDGLISHSTGRDEYAGLRQEKTDTSSEAGEDMNMNLLPYPTTVGPEKEKESDELERIDDDLNAQIATKRHGKRRSKRRSKSRDRRSKHGKSRHKKHKRKYSDENLKNRHGKHQEEELEGDRHKRVKRERSEEYEKHYRRHKGEDPEETENRHDRKHRRDDSDEDDFLDKSRRRMKRHRSHRKHTRSHKERKQRRKHRDTSSSSSDEYSSSSKDVSSDPDT from the exons ATGGAACCTGGTGCTGGAACACCAAATAGCAATTCCAATGCAGGGGTGCCATCAAGTCAACAGTATTCTGACTCTGTTGGGAAAGCACCTGCTTATGTGCCTCTGCAGCCTATCAACACACCATTGATGCAGCATGCTATAGCACTTCAGCAGTACCATTTTCAGCAATCTTTACTAAATCAGCAACTATTAGCACAACAGCAGGCAGCAGCAAATGCTGTCAGTGTTAAAGCGGCTGCTGAGGAAGCAGCCGCCCGTGCAGCACAAATCAGCAAGTTTTTAACTGGAGAAAAAGCAATTGAAGGGAAAGGAAACACCGATGAACCTTGTTTGAACAG GGAAAGATCTGAATCCCAGTCTAGACCACATTCTCCTTCAATTACTCATTCCTCCAAGTCTAGATCACGTTCTCGATCCATTTCTTCGTCACCTGTCAGACATAGGACTAGACGCTCTGAACGTGAAAGATATTCCTCTAGGGGCTTCAGTAGTTATAGAAGTCGGAGATATTATCGATATGGTAACCGTGGTTATGACAACTTCTACAGCTCAAGCCGTAGAAGAGATTTTGATCGTCGTTATCATGACAAAGATTATGCCTCTTACCGTAGGAAGAGAAGCAGAAGTAGAAGCAGGAGCAGAGGCAGTCGATCACTGTCCAGATCCAAAACAGAGAAGCATTTGCTTGACAGGTCCTCTTCTTGGCGTCGTGGCCCTTATAGATCCCGTTCTCCTATATCAGACCACAGTACTGAGAGAAGGTTGCATAGGATTTCAAGAAGTCCTATTAACAGCAGCAGCCACACTCCAAGTCCAGAACAGTCAAAAGGTAGTGACAAGAGGTTTACAGGTAAGCAAAGCTTGACTCCCTCTGATGGCAGCCAAAACTCCAGTGGTAGGCATCATGCAGGAAGTGTCAGCAGGGATGATGATGGCGTTACTAATCTTCAGAAGAATGATTGGTCTGAACAAATGTACAGACACCGTGAGCATGACATTTCCAATGGTAAAAAATTGTCCAGAAATGATCACTCAAGCTCATCTGTGAGATCAGGATCTATTTCTACTAGTCATTCTGGTGAGAAGGTTATGGAAAGCACAGAGAGAAGCCCCAAACTTGTAAGATCTGCACCTGAATCTGGAAATTGCAGCAGTCATAGTGGTTCAGATGAAGAGGTGGTATCCATGTCACTTGAAGCAAGTGAAGACGAAAACATGCCATCAAAAGTTGGTGATCAATATCATGATCAAAAGAATACCCAGAGTTGGAAGTTATCTGGGAGTGGCAAAACTTCTGATGATTTAGGTGCTTCAACTAGTAGAAGGGAGAAATCTTTTGAACCCAAGGTTGAACGAAGCTACAGATCGGAGGGCAGGGAACCTGACTCCAGAAGCTCACATCTTCAGAATGATGCCGGCCATAACTTGAAGTCCACCAATCATGTTAAAGATTCTGATTGCTGTCGGAAAATAGTAGCTGAGGGGCAGATAGATGAGATCAAGGACCAACACCTCTTAGAAAATATTACAGAAGACGGTTTAATTAGTCACAGCACAGGTAGAGATGAGTATGCTGGTTTGAGACAGGAAAAAACAGATACATCATCAGAGGCAGGTGAGGATATGAACATGAATCTGTTGCCCTATCCAACTACTGTAGGAccggaaaaggaaaaggaaagtgaTGAGCTTGAAAGGATTGATGATGACCTGAATGCTCAAATTGCAACAAAACGACATGGCAAGAGAAGGTCCAAAAGGAGGTCAAAATCTAGGGACAGAAGGAGCAAACATGGTAAAAGCCGGCATAAGAAACATAAGAGAAAATATTCTGATGAAAATCTCAAGAATCGTCACGGTAAACATCAGGAAGAGGAATTAGAAGGTGACAGGCACAAAAGGGTTAAAAGAGAAAGGTCTGAAGAGTATGAGAAGCATTATAGAAGGCATAAGGGGGAAGACCCAGAAGAGACTGAAAACCGACATGACAGGAAACACAGAAGAGATGATTCGGATGAGGATGATTTTCTTGATAAGAGCAGAAGGAGAATGAAGAGGCATAGAAGTCATAGAAAGCATACACGTAGTcataaggaaagaaaacagagaAGGAAGCATCGAGATACATCTTCTTCCAGTTCTGACGAATATTCGTCATCCTCCAAGGACGTGTCCAGTGATCCTGACACTTAG